In Akkermansia muciniphila, one DNA window encodes the following:
- a CDS encoding L,D-transpeptidase family protein, with product MKAVYLCLCMLAAFCFPAAALPADCSQVIVGSADGWNSSHVQLSLLEKGPRGWVMVKGPFPARLGKSGLVWGRGVSLPPAGGPVKKEGDLRSPAGIFELGGVYGTVPAPQKKRSMPYRRITPRDMWVDDPASPLYNQHFVLKHDPVTPWEFKQQMKLNDYAHSLKLFIRHNAADGRRKPVPGAGSSIFFHIWRRDGGAPTAGCTAMSEENLRAMIAWLDPSRHPLYILLPAREYLRLRGAWGLP from the coding sequence ATGAAGGCAGTATACCTGTGTTTGTGCATGCTGGCGGCGTTCTGTTTTCCGGCTGCGGCTCTTCCGGCGGATTGCAGCCAGGTGATTGTAGGTTCCGCGGACGGGTGGAATAGTTCCCATGTGCAGTTGAGCCTTTTGGAGAAAGGGCCGCGCGGCTGGGTGATGGTGAAGGGTCCGTTTCCGGCGCGTCTGGGAAAATCCGGGCTGGTCTGGGGCAGGGGCGTCAGCCTCCCTCCCGCCGGAGGGCCGGTGAAGAAGGAGGGGGACTTGCGTTCTCCCGCGGGCATTTTTGAACTGGGAGGCGTGTATGGAACCGTCCCCGCGCCGCAGAAAAAGCGTTCCATGCCGTACCGCCGCATTACGCCGCGGGACATGTGGGTGGATGATCCTGCCTCTCCCCTGTACAACCAGCACTTTGTGCTGAAGCATGATCCCGTGACGCCGTGGGAGTTCAAGCAGCAGATGAAGCTGAATGATTACGCCCACAGTCTGAAACTGTTTATCCGGCATAATGCCGCAGACGGACGGCGGAAACCCGTGCCGGGTGCGGGTTCCTCCATTTTTTTCCATATCTGGCGCCGGGACGGAGGCGCCCCTACAGCCGGGTGCACCGCGATGAGCGAGGAAAATTTGAGGGCCATGATTGCATGGCTGGATCCTTCCAGGCATCCCCTTTACATTCTGCTCCCCGCCAGGGAATATTTGCGTCTGCGCGGAGCCTGGGGACTGCCGTGA
- a CDS encoding sugar transferase: MLIQNADRTTYGINKIVVSVLAFVVFFVVGFVSWQWDGVAPEPWRLRTLVLAPLTMSLLLYICCDQFGVYFRCMTLRESIRRFVVAYVCFVVLSVMIWKFFVPFSADVGVQFLAYLLTFLGSLWLRVSRFRAEKKLVEEAPTLVVGTPDHVKEFRRMLERNHVDFRKELLVMAPEEVDSAVVRNLLIKDCVSKVVFLPEEVDSSVARCLVELCGKMGVDFYASMVVSMPAVHKTYFGVIGGTRMLVYKSTPIPYPTSWQLKKILDWAGALALLVGTSPLWVLAAVGIKLSDRGPVFYRQKRSGLYGREFGMWKFRTMHRDADKRLDEVKAKYGNDMDGPIFKLEHDPRIFSFGRFLRKFSIDELPQLINVLKGEMSLVGPRPLPVYETEAFTSDAHRRRLSVLPGVTGYWQIAGRSNIREFEKLVELDMKYIDNWSLWLDIKLLLKTVPAVLFARGAK, encoded by the coding sequence ATGTTGATTCAAAACGCAGACCGTACTACCTACGGGATTAATAAGATTGTTGTTTCCGTTCTCGCATTCGTCGTTTTCTTCGTTGTCGGATTTGTGTCCTGGCAGTGGGATGGGGTGGCTCCGGAACCGTGGCGTCTGCGGACTCTGGTGCTGGCGCCTCTGACGATGTCTCTGTTGCTGTATATATGTTGTGACCAGTTCGGCGTTTACTTCCGCTGCATGACGCTCAGGGAAAGCATCCGGCGGTTTGTGGTGGCATATGTCTGTTTTGTGGTGTTGAGCGTGATGATATGGAAGTTCTTTGTTCCCTTCTCCGCAGACGTTGGTGTTCAGTTTCTGGCGTATTTGCTTACTTTTCTGGGTTCCCTCTGGCTGCGTGTCAGCCGGTTCCGGGCGGAAAAAAAGCTGGTGGAAGAGGCCCCTACGCTGGTGGTGGGAACTCCGGACCATGTGAAAGAATTCCGCAGGATGCTGGAGAGAAATCATGTGGACTTCAGGAAGGAGCTGCTGGTCATGGCTCCTGAAGAGGTTGACAGTGCGGTAGTCAGGAATTTGCTGATTAAAGACTGCGTCAGCAAAGTGGTGTTTCTGCCGGAGGAAGTGGACTCTTCCGTGGCGCGGTGTCTGGTGGAGCTGTGCGGCAAGATGGGAGTCGATTTTTACGCAAGCATGGTGGTAAGCATGCCCGCTGTGCACAAAACCTATTTCGGCGTGATCGGAGGAACAAGAATGCTGGTGTACAAATCAACTCCCATCCCCTATCCCACTTCCTGGCAGCTGAAGAAAATACTGGACTGGGCGGGAGCGCTTGCGCTTCTGGTGGGAACGTCTCCCTTGTGGGTGCTGGCTGCTGTGGGCATCAAGCTGTCGGATCGCGGCCCTGTCTTTTACCGCCAGAAACGTTCCGGGCTGTATGGCCGCGAGTTTGGCATGTGGAAGTTCCGTACCATGCACCGGGACGCGGATAAAAGGCTGGATGAAGTGAAAGCCAAGTACGGCAATGACATGGACGGCCCCATTTTTAAGCTGGAGCATGACCCGCGCATTTTCTCCTTCGGGCGCTTTCTGCGCAAGTTCAGCATCGACGAGCTTCCCCAGCTCATTAATGTGCTGAAGGGGGAAATGAGCCTGGTTGGCCCGCGGCCGCTGCCCGTTTATGAAACGGAAGCTTTTACCAGCGACGCCCACCGCCGCAGGTTGAGCGTGCTGCCCGGCGTGACGGGGTACTGGCAGATTGCCGGAAGAAGCAATATCCGGGAATTTGAAAAGCTGGTGGAGCTGGATATGAAGTATATTGACAACTGGTCTCTGTGGCTGGATATCAAGCTGCTTTTGAAAACCGTTCCGGCGGTGCTTTTCGCCCGTGGGGCAAAGTAG
- the galK gene encoding galactokinase has protein sequence MDLVQREISKETVTPYFIEYFGQAPTHVAAAPGRVNLIGEHTDYNNGFVMPMALDNHCVVAVAPSPVGKHRFCGSLGDQIHEIAVEDALIPGEPFWSNYVRGVLANLHRRGIEIGPVDMLIDSNVPRGGGLSSSAALEVAVCTALAAFAGVAIDPKEVALIGQAVEHEFVNVPCGIMDQFISANGKKGMALKLDCASLEYELVPMNNDSVSVLVLDSAVKHSLADGAYGQRRKQCEEASSIMGVPSLREATLELLESFREQLGDVRYRRARHVIGENARVNAFANALARGDWDEAGVAMRGSHASLRDDYEVSCAEVDTLVSLCDRIPSASSIYGARMTGGGFGGCIVALVKTEDVEKVAQELLDGYCQETGIETTYLVTRAGEGARVLYQA, from the coding sequence ATGGATTTAGTTCAGCGAGAAATCTCTAAAGAAACGGTGACTCCGTATTTCATCGAGTATTTCGGTCAGGCGCCTACTCATGTGGCAGCGGCACCGGGACGTGTGAACCTTATCGGTGAGCACACGGATTATAATAACGGTTTTGTGATGCCTATGGCGCTTGATAACCATTGTGTTGTGGCTGTGGCTCCCTCCCCCGTGGGCAAACACCGCTTTTGCGGTTCCCTGGGCGACCAGATCCATGAAATTGCGGTGGAAGACGCCTTGATTCCCGGCGAACCGTTCTGGTCCAATTATGTCCGCGGCGTTCTGGCCAATCTGCACAGACGCGGCATAGAAATCGGGCCTGTGGATATGCTGATTGACAGCAATGTTCCCCGCGGCGGCGGCCTTTCTTCCAGCGCCGCTCTTGAAGTCGCCGTCTGTACGGCGCTCGCCGCTTTTGCCGGCGTTGCCATAGATCCCAAGGAAGTAGCCCTGATCGGGCAGGCCGTGGAACATGAATTCGTGAACGTTCCCTGCGGCATCATGGACCAGTTTATTTCCGCCAACGGCAAGAAGGGCATGGCTCTCAAACTGGATTGCGCCTCTCTGGAATATGAGCTGGTCCCGATGAATAATGATTCCGTTTCCGTACTGGTGCTGGACAGCGCTGTGAAGCATTCCCTGGCGGACGGAGCTTATGGACAGCGCCGCAAGCAGTGTGAGGAAGCTTCCTCCATCATGGGAGTGCCCTCCCTGCGGGAAGCTACGCTGGAGCTGCTGGAATCCTTCAGGGAACAGCTTGGAGACGTGCGCTACCGCCGCGCCCGCCATGTCATTGGGGAAAATGCGCGCGTGAACGCTTTTGCGAACGCCCTTGCCCGCGGGGATTGGGATGAGGCTGGTGTCGCCATGCGCGGCAGCCATGCTTCCCTGCGTGACGACTATGAGGTTTCCTGTGCCGAGGTGGACACCCTTGTTTCCCTCTGTGACCGTATTCCCTCCGCATCTTCCATTTACGGCGCGCGCATGACGGGCGGCGGCTTTGGCGGATGCATTGTGGCCCTGGTGAAGACGGAGGACGTGGAAAAGGTGGCCCAGGAGCTTCTGGACGGCTACTGCCAGGAAACGGGTATTGAAACCACGTACCTCGTGACCCGTGCCGGAGAAGGCGCCCGTGTTCTGTACCAAGCTTAA
- a CDS encoding sodium:solute symporter family transporter, whose translation MMKTLATIFGALALMTWGAAAQEGSVPETAADAQPALAAPAVTPAVEAQPAAEIQPAAPAADAVPAVSAEPKTAPLSMVEVILFCVVVVGVIALGIWKSRDPEETEEEKKTKGASDYFLAGRGLTWWLVGFSLIAANISTEQFVGMSGKSANWVGMAIAGYEWLAAITLVVVAFCFLPKLLKGGVYTIPEFLEYRYNTLARSLMAIATLLILVGVPTAGVIYAGAKVISVFFTGYSAMGIDFGNITVGCVIIAFCATVYVFVGGLKACAWTDLFWGAALIVGGGVVAYFALTELSGADPNHLIQSAAANSGATVASLGNPSDSLWHGVTRFFELNSGDAASGVNTVGGKLHMIRPADDAEIPWTALCLGLWIPNFFYWGLNQYIMQRTLASKSLAEGQMGIVFAAFLKLLIPFVVVVPGILAYNLYRNDLKEQAEVKYAAEIRKTEDPAAVKGRPVIYKLTDSFLVENVEAGCAHAIHNAEVMKVEEDVMANLKQACADLKADAANDQTTLAERAPFVEKIASLNNKIIKPAVDNSDNYYLTDTLVGFDYDSAFGTLIRKLLPGTGWTWFVLAALFGAVVSSLASMLNSASTIFTMDIYNKLRRNAGPTELVTVGKIGLLVCAVIALTIAPFLDSPAFGGIFNFIQEFQGFLSPGALCVFLFGFFVPKCPRIFGWLGIVINALLYGILKVWQPEMAFLNRMAVCFITVVLIGFIFTAVNAARGGQSIVLPDRGVVALQSSSRAKIFGWFVVAATVALYIIFW comes from the coding sequence ATGATGAAGACACTAGCAACCATATTCGGGGCGCTCGCCCTGATGACGTGGGGCGCAGCCGCCCAGGAGGGTTCCGTACCTGAAACGGCAGCTGATGCGCAGCCCGCCCTGGCCGCTCCGGCCGTGACTCCCGCCGTAGAGGCCCAGCCGGCAGCGGAAATTCAGCCGGCGGCTCCCGCCGCGGATGCCGTTCCGGCCGTTTCCGCGGAACCTAAGACGGCTCCTCTTTCCATGGTGGAAGTCATTCTCTTCTGCGTAGTCGTGGTAGGCGTAATCGCCCTGGGCATCTGGAAGAGCCGTGACCCTGAGGAAACGGAAGAGGAAAAGAAGACCAAAGGTGCTTCGGATTATTTCCTGGCCGGCCGCGGTCTGACCTGGTGGCTGGTGGGTTTCTCCCTGATTGCTGCCAACATTTCCACGGAACAATTTGTGGGGATGTCCGGCAAATCCGCCAACTGGGTGGGCATGGCCATTGCCGGATATGAATGGCTGGCCGCTATCACGCTGGTGGTTGTAGCCTTCTGTTTCCTTCCCAAGTTGCTGAAAGGCGGTGTATATACGATTCCCGAATTCCTGGAATACCGGTATAACACGCTGGCTCGCTCCCTGATGGCCATTGCCACGCTGCTGATTCTGGTAGGCGTGCCGACTGCGGGCGTGATTTATGCCGGCGCCAAGGTGATCTCCGTGTTCTTCACGGGATATTCTGCCATGGGCATCGACTTCGGCAACATTACCGTCGGCTGCGTCATCATTGCTTTCTGCGCCACGGTATACGTATTCGTGGGCGGGTTGAAAGCCTGCGCCTGGACGGACCTGTTCTGGGGCGCCGCTCTGATTGTGGGCGGCGGCGTGGTGGCCTATTTTGCCTTGACGGAGCTCAGCGGCGCAGACCCGAACCATTTGATTCAATCCGCCGCCGCCAATTCCGGCGCGACGGTCGCCTCCCTGGGGAATCCTTCGGACAGCCTCTGGCATGGGGTGACGCGCTTTTTTGAACTGAACTCCGGTGACGCGGCCAGCGGCGTAAATACCGTGGGCGGAAAGCTGCACATGATCCGCCCTGCGGATGATGCGGAAATCCCGTGGACGGCTCTTTGCCTGGGCCTGTGGATCCCCAACTTCTTCTACTGGGGCCTCAACCAGTACATCATGCAGCGTACGCTGGCTTCCAAATCCCTGGCGGAAGGCCAGATGGGCATTGTGTTCGCCGCGTTCCTCAAGCTCCTCATCCCATTTGTGGTGGTGGTCCCCGGCATTCTGGCCTACAACCTGTACCGCAATGACCTGAAGGAACAGGCGGAAGTGAAATACGCGGCGGAAATCCGTAAGACGGAAGATCCCGCAGCCGTCAAGGGCCGCCCCGTCATCTACAAGCTTACGGACAGCTTCCTGGTGGAAAACGTGGAGGCAGGCTGTGCCCATGCCATTCATAACGCGGAAGTAATGAAGGTGGAAGAAGACGTTATGGCCAATTTGAAACAGGCCTGCGCCGATTTGAAGGCGGATGCCGCCAACGACCAGACCACGCTGGCGGAACGCGCCCCGTTCGTGGAAAAAATCGCTTCCCTTAACAACAAAATCATCAAGCCGGCCGTGGACAACTCAGATAACTACTATCTGACGGATACGCTGGTAGGCTTTGATTACGACTCCGCTTTCGGCACGCTGATCAGAAAACTGCTTCCCGGCACAGGCTGGACATGGTTTGTGCTTGCAGCCCTTTTTGGCGCGGTGGTGTCTTCCCTGGCGTCCATGCTGAATTCCGCATCCACCATCTTTACGATGGACATCTACAACAAGCTGCGCAGAAACGCGGGGCCCACGGAGCTGGTTACCGTCGGCAAGATAGGGTTGCTGGTGTGCGCCGTGATCGCCCTGACCATTGCTCCGTTCCTGGACAGTCCGGCCTTTGGCGGCATTTTCAACTTCATTCAGGAATTCCAGGGCTTCCTGAGTCCGGGCGCCCTGTGCGTGTTCCTCTTCGGCTTCTTTGTGCCCAAGTGCCCGCGCATCTTCGGCTGGCTGGGCATCGTCATTAATGCCCTCCTGTACGGAATCCTGAAAGTGTGGCAGCCGGAAATGGCCTTCCTGAACCGCATGGCCGTGTGTTTCATCACGGTAGTGCTCATCGGCTTCATCTTCACGGCGGTGAACGCCGCCCGCGGCGGGCAGTCCATCGTGCTGCCCGACAGAGGCGTGGTGGCCCTTCAGTCCTCTTCACGGGCCAAGATCTTCGGATGGTTCGTGGTTGCCGCGACGGTCGCCCTGTACATCATCTTCTGGTAA
- a CDS encoding ATP-dependent helicase encodes MAKSFSMESLNAAQKKAVQTLQGPVLILAGAGTGKTRTVTCRIAHMVDRGISPKSILAVTFTNKAALEMRERVGQMVERKAARQIMVSTFHSLCVRILREDIGRLGYKTNFTIYSGSEQSGLIRRLIVRHGGITEKITPKDVLSSMSRMKNSGLGLDSIEDNLTANIAASYQRELQAQNSVDFDDLLILADKLLKEHRDVREAWQQRFRYITVDEFQDTNSLQMSLLGHLVGPEHNVCVVGDDDQSIYGWRGAQISNILEFERFFPNPSVIKLEENYRCTAPILDTANALIRHNLGRRDKTLRAHKGGGEAVRLISMPGDAEEAEFIITDIENVRRQEGRPWEDFAILFRANTQSRVIEQTLREHKIPYRMVGAQSFFDRKEVKDLISYLATIENPQADEYLLRILNTPPRGISELTSHLAIDWSREHGNSVWAALQDEEFLAALSTRARNSVQAFNELIAKYIDLFQDRETDFGDILEQLIEETGFSEYVTRLCKTEAEIQKRLVSIGDVKASLRNFWQPGKTLRDYLAQVTLDKEDNDDDVENKPGVCLITMHAAKGLEFPAVYLVGLEEGILPHKRSLEDGNCDEERRLLYVGITRAQEKLMLTYCATRLRYGDRMPCQRSSFLSEIPPHLMEYSQWEDLMNAEATEEESGNFFDSLRSMLLEEE; translated from the coding sequence ATGGCCAAATCCTTTTCCATGGAGAGCCTGAACGCGGCCCAGAAGAAGGCCGTGCAGACCCTGCAGGGGCCCGTGCTGATCCTGGCCGGGGCCGGAACAGGCAAGACGCGCACCGTCACCTGCCGCATCGCCCATATGGTGGACCGGGGCATCAGCCCCAAAAGCATCCTGGCCGTGACGTTCACAAACAAGGCTGCCCTGGAAATGCGGGAACGCGTAGGCCAGATGGTGGAACGCAAAGCGGCGCGCCAAATAATGGTGAGCACCTTCCATTCCCTCTGCGTGCGCATCCTGAGAGAGGACATAGGGCGCCTGGGGTACAAGACCAATTTCACCATTTACAGCGGTTCCGAGCAAAGCGGCCTGATTCGGCGACTGATTGTGCGCCACGGCGGCATTACGGAAAAAATCACGCCCAAGGACGTGCTTTCCTCCATGAGCCGGATGAAAAACAGCGGCCTGGGCCTTGACTCCATTGAAGACAACCTGACGGCCAACATCGCAGCCTCCTACCAGCGGGAGCTTCAGGCGCAGAATTCCGTGGACTTTGACGACCTGCTGATTCTGGCGGACAAATTGCTGAAGGAACACCGGGACGTCAGGGAGGCGTGGCAACAGCGCTTCCGCTATATCACCGTGGACGAATTCCAGGATACCAACAGTCTCCAAATGAGTCTGCTGGGCCATCTGGTGGGCCCGGAACACAATGTCTGCGTAGTGGGTGACGACGACCAGTCCATCTATGGCTGGCGCGGAGCCCAGATCAGCAATATCCTGGAATTCGAACGCTTTTTTCCAAATCCCTCCGTCATCAAGCTGGAGGAAAATTACCGCTGCACCGCCCCCATTCTGGACACGGCCAATGCCCTGATCCGCCATAACCTAGGCCGGAGGGACAAGACGCTGCGTGCCCACAAAGGCGGTGGAGAAGCCGTCCGGCTGATTTCCATGCCCGGAGACGCGGAAGAGGCTGAATTCATCATCACGGACATTGAAAACGTCCGCAGGCAGGAAGGCCGCCCCTGGGAGGACTTCGCCATTCTGTTCCGGGCCAATACCCAGAGCCGCGTTATTGAACAAACGCTCCGGGAACACAAAATTCCCTACCGCATGGTGGGCGCGCAGAGTTTTTTCGACCGCAAGGAGGTAAAGGACCTCATTTCCTATCTGGCGACTATCGAAAACCCGCAGGCTGACGAATATCTGCTGCGCATCCTCAACACGCCGCCGCGCGGCATCAGCGAGCTGACCAGCCATCTGGCCATCGACTGGAGCCGGGAGCACGGCAACAGCGTCTGGGCCGCCCTCCAGGACGAAGAATTCCTGGCGGCCCTTTCCACCCGCGCACGCAACAGCGTACAGGCGTTCAATGAGCTGATTGCAAAATACATTGACCTTTTCCAGGACAGGGAAACCGACTTCGGAGACATCCTGGAGCAGCTTATTGAGGAAACCGGGTTCAGTGAATACGTCACGCGCCTGTGCAAGACGGAAGCTGAAATCCAGAAACGGCTGGTGTCCATCGGGGACGTGAAAGCCTCCCTCCGCAACTTCTGGCAACCCGGGAAAACCCTCCGGGACTACCTGGCCCAGGTCACCCTGGACAAGGAGGATAATGATGACGACGTGGAGAACAAGCCCGGCGTGTGCCTGATTACCATGCACGCCGCCAAGGGACTGGAATTCCCGGCAGTGTACCTCGTGGGGCTGGAGGAAGGCATTCTCCCCCACAAGCGTTCCCTGGAAGACGGCAATTGCGACGAAGAACGCCGCCTGCTTTACGTAGGCATCACGCGCGCGCAGGAAAAACTCATGCTGACCTATTGCGCCACGCGCCTGCGCTACGGAGACCGCATGCCTTGCCAGCGTTCCTCCTTCCTCAGTGAAATCCCCCCCCACCTTATGGAATATTCCCAATGGGAGGACCTCATGAACGCAGAAGCGACGGAAGAGGAATCCGGGAACTTCTTTGACTCCCTGCGCAGCATGCTTCTGGAAGAGGAATAA
- the fmt gene encoding methionyl-tRNA formyltransferase — MIPFSKSDLTLTCAGRQGKLSAMRIVFMGTGDIAIPAFRSLIRHSDLAGLVTQPDRPVGRHQVLTAPAIKNIAREAGIPVLQPHSLRSPDALSNLRRLNPDLIVVMAYGQILSQEVIDMAPMGCINAHASLLPRHRGAACIQSAIKSGDAETGITIMHIVRKLDAGDIIAQISTPLEGTETGGTLHDKLARMTPDVLLPVIHSIEKGTATRIRQQEILATYAPKLLRADGKIDWTRPAEEIGRMIRAYDPWPGTFTNYWNRKKRIRNMKIFPGFSILPEAKGKPGQVLSAGEQGLLIACGSGGLLVTDVQLEGSTRMNISQLIAGHPNLKDIHFDV, encoded by the coding sequence ATGATTCCCTTCTCAAAATCGGATTTAACATTGACCTGCGCAGGCCGTCAGGGCAAGCTTTCGGCCATGCGCATCGTCTTTATGGGCACAGGCGACATTGCCATTCCCGCCTTCCGCAGCCTGATTCGTCACTCGGATCTGGCAGGCCTGGTCACGCAGCCCGACCGTCCCGTCGGCAGACACCAGGTGCTTACAGCCCCGGCCATCAAAAATATTGCCAGGGAAGCGGGCATTCCCGTGCTCCAGCCACATTCCCTGCGCAGTCCGGATGCGCTGAGCAACCTCAGGAGGTTGAATCCGGATCTGATCGTGGTCATGGCATACGGGCAAATTCTGAGCCAGGAAGTGATTGATATGGCGCCCATGGGCTGCATCAACGCCCATGCCTCCCTCCTGCCGCGCCACCGCGGAGCGGCCTGCATCCAGTCCGCCATCAAGTCCGGAGATGCAGAAACGGGCATCACCATCATGCACATTGTCAGGAAGCTGGACGCCGGGGACATTATCGCCCAGATCAGCACTCCCCTGGAAGGCACGGAAACCGGAGGCACGCTGCATGACAAGCTGGCCAGGATGACGCCGGATGTGCTGCTGCCCGTCATCCATTCCATTGAAAAAGGGACGGCCACGCGCATCCGCCAGCAGGAAATCCTGGCTACATACGCTCCTAAACTCCTGCGGGCGGACGGAAAAATCGACTGGACCCGCCCCGCAGAAGAAATCGGCCGCATGATCCGGGCATATGACCCGTGGCCCGGCACCTTCACCAATTATTGGAACCGCAAAAAACGCATCCGCAACATGAAAATCTTTCCCGGCTTCTCCATCCTCCCGGAAGCGAAAGGGAAACCGGGCCAGGTACTCTCCGCCGGGGAGCAGGGGCTTCTGATCGCCTGCGGAAGCGGAGGATTGCTGGTGACAGACGTCCAGCTTGAAGGCAGCACGCGCATGAATATCTCCCAGCTCATTGCCGGCCACCCGAATTTGAAAGATATCCATTTTGACGTATAA
- a CDS encoding MGDG synthase family glycosyltransferase, protein MQKGRLPRILIVTAGYGEGHNSAARGVRDALAGRAEVRVTDLCAEAMPRMFRLTRAAYLWTISCMPRLWKLMYEVSDKRNMAEKPIRGIAPVERLLERLLREWKPDAVVCTYMVYPYMLDSLASRTGRAVPYLTVVTDSFVINKLWLCSESPLWAVTDPWTRAIMEEKGLPQDRLRVTGFPVNPVLGALAKEHPLSWKEGEPFRVLYFAQRSARHARAELEGMLDANPALHVTCILGRRFRRIYPRIRDLRARYGRRLTVRGWTRRVPSYLAASHVVVGKAGGATVHEVLAAARPMLVNFLLPGQEEGNTRLLEKLGGGGHVPDVRALASALQEMMADGGAQWRRMYENLLRAGMTGGSAGIADLALKLVEEHTN, encoded by the coding sequence ATGCAGAAAGGACGGTTGCCGCGCATTCTGATTGTGACCGCAGGATACGGGGAAGGGCACAATTCCGCAGCCAGGGGCGTGCGGGATGCTCTCGCGGGGCGCGCGGAAGTCCGCGTTACGGACCTGTGCGCGGAGGCGATGCCCCGGATGTTCCGCCTGACGCGTGCCGCCTATCTGTGGACGATTTCCTGCATGCCCCGCCTCTGGAAACTGATGTATGAGGTGAGCGATAAACGCAATATGGCGGAAAAGCCCATCAGGGGAATCGCCCCCGTGGAGCGCCTGCTGGAACGTCTTCTGCGGGAATGGAAGCCGGATGCCGTGGTCTGCACCTATATGGTATATCCCTACATGCTGGATTCCCTGGCGTCCCGCACGGGCAGGGCGGTTCCTTACCTGACCGTCGTGACGGATTCCTTCGTCATCAATAAATTATGGCTATGTTCCGAGTCCCCGCTCTGGGCCGTGACGGATCCCTGGACAAGGGCCATCATGGAGGAAAAGGGGCTGCCGCAGGACAGGCTGCGCGTTACGGGATTTCCCGTCAATCCCGTTCTGGGGGCGTTGGCGAAGGAGCATCCTCTTTCCTGGAAGGAAGGGGAGCCGTTCCGGGTGCTTTACTTCGCCCAGCGTTCCGCACGGCATGCGCGGGCGGAACTGGAGGGTATGCTGGATGCGAATCCCGCCCTGCATGTGACCTGTATTCTGGGGCGCCGGTTCCGGCGTATTTATCCCCGTATCCGGGATTTGCGCGCCAGATACGGACGCAGGCTGACGGTGCGCGGCTGGACGCGCCGCGTGCCTTCCTATCTTGCCGCCAGCCATGTAGTGGTCGGGAAAGCGGGAGGGGCTACCGTGCACGAAGTGCTTGCGGCCGCACGGCCCATGCTGGTGAACTTTCTTCTTCCGGGCCAGGAGGAGGGCAATACCCGTCTCCTGGAAAAACTGGGCGGCGGCGGCCATGTGCCGGACGTCCGCGCCCTGGCGTCCGCTCTTCAGGAAATGATGGCGGACGGCGGAGCTCAGTGGCGGCGCATGTATGAAAACCTGCTGCGGGCGGGGATGACCGGAGGAAGCGCCGGAATAGCGGATTTGGCCTTGAAACTGGTGGAGGAACATACTAACTGA
- a CDS encoding type III pantothenate kinase, with protein sequence MTYLLIDNSNTRTKFVLSSPEALLPERYMIPTREVSGERLDEVLAGVRYDAAVVCSVVPRVAEELKNWIVKPCHFLSCDSRLGVGIDYPHPRQIGADRLANAVGAAAYYGYPCVVVDFGTAVTFDVIGPQCTYMGGVIAPGLASMGDYLERNTALLPAIDPQEPSRVIGTSTVEAMQSGAVYGYRGLVKEILARLEGELGVRPAVVATGGDAALIARGVERIDHVDSDITLNGLRIAAVLNL encoded by the coding sequence GTGACCTATCTTCTGATTGACAATTCCAACACGCGCACCAAGTTCGTGCTCTCTTCGCCGGAAGCCCTGTTGCCGGAGCGGTATATGATTCCCACCCGGGAGGTGAGCGGGGAGCGGCTGGACGAGGTGCTGGCCGGCGTCCGTTATGATGCCGCCGTGGTGTGTTCCGTCGTGCCGCGCGTAGCGGAAGAGCTGAAAAACTGGATTGTCAAACCTTGCCATTTCCTTTCCTGCGATTCCCGGCTGGGCGTGGGTATCGACTATCCCCATCCGCGCCAGATAGGGGCCGACAGGCTGGCGAACGCCGTAGGCGCCGCGGCTTATTACGGGTATCCGTGCGTGGTGGTGGATTTCGGCACCGCCGTGACTTTTGACGTGATCGGGCCCCAATGCACCTACATGGGCGGCGTTATTGCGCCGGGGCTTGCCAGCATGGGGGATTATCTGGAGCGCAATACGGCGCTTCTTCCCGCCATTGACCCCCAGGAGCCGTCCCGCGTCATTGGGACCAGCACAGTAGAGGCCATGCAATCCGGTGCCGTGTACGGTTACCGGGGGCTGGTGAAGGAAATTCTGGCCCGGCTGGAAGGTGAGCTGGGCGTGCGTCCGGCCGTGGTCGCTACGGGGGGAGACGCAGCGCTGATCGCCAGGGGAGTGGAGCGCATTGACCATGTGGACTCTGACATTACGCTGAACGGCTTGCGCATAGCCGCCGTGCTGAATCTTTAA
- a CDS encoding acyl carrier protein, with translation MSDNSIEEKVRSIIVDQLGVESDKVTADAKFIEDLGADSLDTVELVMAFEENFDIEVPDEEAEKLQSVADVVAYIEKVQG, from the coding sequence ATGTCTGACAACAGCATCGAAGAAAAAGTAAGAAGTATCATCGTCGACCAACTTGGCGTTGAATCCGATAAAGTGACTGCTGATGCGAAATTCATCGAGGATCTCGGTGCTGATTCGCTGGATACCGTTGAACTCGTGATGGCTTTCGAAGAAAACTTTGACATTGAAGTGCCCGACGAAGAAGCCGAAAAACTTCAGTCCGTGGCCGACGTCGTTGCTTACATCGAAAAGGTTCAGGGTTAA